The proteins below come from a single Rhodanobacter sp. LX-99 genomic window:
- a CDS encoding S46 family peptidase, translating into MRRLLLAAAVSIGLISSAHAVEGMWQPAQLPGIAATLQQHGLKLDPKTLTDLTAYPMGAIVSLGGCTASFVSPEGLVVSNHHCVYGALQLNSTPENNLIEKGFLAKTKADELSAGPSSRIFVTEEIRDVTKAITAKLNDGMSGAERYKAIELAIKEQVKACESEGYRCDVYTFHGGYSYQLIKQLEIKDVRLVYAPPESIGKFGGDVDNWMWPRHTGDFGYLRAYVSKDGKSAAFSKDNVPYRPRHVLKVNPQGVEAGDYVMVVGYPGRTNRYRLADEVQSSIDWVYPTQIKVYEDTLNIINTAGKTDPKVAVKYASMVAGLNNYLKNFGGQLEGLHRADAVMVKRAQEVQLEAWLKQQGGAENTALAADIGKLRQQIAADRANRERDLAISLVSRASLFSTAVRLTHLAKERPKADLDRDAGYQQRDWVRIEGGLKQMDRRYDPGVDQQFMVYGLQRYVALPQAQRLPALDAWLGDAKTAAAIKVKVAALYAGSKLSNVDERMKWFGADSKAIDASSDSMLELARAVQPQLKALEDASDARDGEMSKLRPRYMQAMIAWKDSQKLPVYPDANSSLRVTFGNVQGVAPRDGVSYAPFTTAQGIVEKDTGVEPFNSPKAELAAIKAKAFDGYASPKLGTLPVNFLADLDITGGNSGSPAMDANGQLVGLAFDGNWESVSGDWLFNPQLNRSIQVDVRYMLWVMHHLDRADNLLKEMGVPAK; encoded by the coding sequence GTGCGTCGTCTATTGCTCGCTGCCGCCGTATCCATCGGCCTCATCTCGTCCGCCCATGCCGTCGAAGGCATGTGGCAGCCCGCCCAACTGCCGGGCATTGCCGCCACGCTGCAGCAGCACGGCCTGAAGCTGGACCCGAAGACGCTGACCGACCTCACCGCCTATCCGATGGGCGCGATCGTGAGCCTGGGCGGCTGCACCGCCTCGTTCGTCTCGCCGGAAGGCCTGGTGGTAAGCAACCACCACTGCGTCTACGGTGCGCTGCAGCTGAACTCCACGCCGGAAAACAATCTGATCGAGAAGGGTTTCCTGGCGAAGACCAAGGCGGACGAACTCTCCGCCGGCCCGTCCTCGCGCATCTTCGTCACCGAGGAAATCCGCGACGTCACCAAGGCGATCACCGCCAAACTCAATGACGGCATGAGCGGCGCCGAGCGCTACAAGGCGATCGAGCTGGCGATCAAGGAGCAGGTCAAGGCGTGCGAGAGCGAAGGCTACCGCTGCGACGTCTACACCTTCCACGGCGGCTACAGCTACCAGTTGATCAAGCAGCTGGAGATCAAGGACGTGCGCCTGGTCTACGCGCCGCCGGAATCGATCGGCAAGTTCGGCGGCGACGTCGACAACTGGATGTGGCCGCGCCACACCGGCGACTTCGGCTACCTGCGCGCCTACGTCTCGAAGGACGGCAAGTCGGCCGCCTTCTCGAAGGACAACGTGCCGTACCGACCCAGGCACGTGCTCAAGGTGAACCCGCAGGGCGTGGAAGCGGGCGACTACGTGATGGTGGTCGGCTACCCGGGCCGCACCAACCGCTATCGCCTTGCCGACGAAGTGCAAAGCTCGATCGACTGGGTCTACCCGACCCAGATCAAGGTGTACGAAGACACGCTGAACATCATCAACACCGCCGGCAAGACCGACCCCAAAGTGGCGGTGAAGTACGCCAGCATGGTCGCCGGCCTCAACAACTACCTGAAGAACTTCGGCGGCCAGCTCGAAGGCCTGCATCGCGCCGACGCGGTCATGGTGAAGCGCGCGCAGGAAGTGCAGTTGGAGGCCTGGCTGAAGCAGCAGGGCGGCGCCGAGAATACCGCGCTGGCGGCTGACATCGGCAAGCTGCGCCAGCAGATCGCCGCCGACCGGGCCAATCGCGAGCGCGACCTGGCCATCAGCCTGGTCAGCCGCGCCTCGCTGTTCAGCACCGCGGTCCGACTGACCCACCTGGCGAAGGAGCGGCCCAAGGCCGACCTCGACCGCGACGCCGGCTACCAGCAACGCGACTGGGTGCGCATCGAAGGCGGCCTGAAGCAGATGGATCGCCGCTACGATCCGGGCGTCGACCAGCAGTTCATGGTCTACGGCCTGCAACGCTACGTGGCGTTGCCGCAGGCGCAGCGTCTGCCTGCGCTGGACGCCTGGCTCGGTGATGCGAAGACCGCGGCTGCGATCAAGGTGAAGGTCGCCGCGCTGTACGCCGGCAGCAAGCTCAGCAACGTCGACGAGCGCATGAAGTGGTTCGGCGCCGACAGCAAGGCGATCGACGCCAGCTCCGACAGCATGCTCGAGCTGGCCCGCGCGGTGCAGCCGCAGCTGAAGGCGCTGGAAGACGCATCCGATGCCCGCGACGGCGAGATGAGCAAGCTGCGTCCGCGCTACATGCAGGCGATGATCGCGTGGAAGGATTCGCAGAAGCTGCCGGTCTACCCGGACGCCAACAGCTCGCTGCGCGTCACCTTCGGCAACGTGCAGGGCGTGGCGCCGCGTGACGGCGTCAGCTACGCGCCGTTCACCACCGCGCAGGGCATCGTCGAGAAGGACACCGGCGTCGAGCCGTTCAACTCGCCGAAGGCCGAGCTGGCCGCGATCAAGGCGAAGGCGTTCGACGGCTATGCCTCGCCGAAGCTGGGCACGCTGCCGGTCAACTTCCTCGCCGACCTGGACATCACCGGCGGCAACTCCGGCTCGCCGGCGATGGACGCGAACGGCCAGCTGGTCGGCCTGGCGTTCGACGGCAACTGGGAGTCGGTCAGCGGCGACTGGTTGTTCAACCCGCAGCTCAACCGCTCGATCCAGGTCGACGTGCGCTACATGCTGTGGGTGATGCACCACCTCGACCGCGCCGACAACCTGCTGAAGGAAATGGGCGTGCCGGCGAAGTAA